From a single Rutidosis leptorrhynchoides isolate AG116_Rl617_1_P2 chromosome 5, CSIRO_AGI_Rlap_v1, whole genome shotgun sequence genomic region:
- the LOC139847471 gene encoding glucose-6-phosphate 1-dehydrogenase, cytoplasmic isoform gives MGSSSQWSVEHRAPIRSESVLNTEYVPETGCLSIIVLGASGDLAKKKTFPALFHLYRQGFIQSQDVHIFGYARSKISDDDLRTRIRGYLTPCKGCEDTHEEDVNQFLLLIKYVSGAYDTEEGFRSLDRAISEYELSKNTTEGSSRRLFYLALPPSVYPSVCKMIKSYCMNKSDLGGWTRIVVEKPFGRDLESAEELSSQIGELFEEPQIYRIDHYLGKELVQNLMVLRFANRFFLPLWNRDNISNIQIVFREDFGTDGRGGYFDQYGIIRDIIQNHLLQVLCLVAMEKPVSLKPEHVRDEKVKVLQSVVPIEDNEVVLGQYDGYTEDPTVPDNSNTPTFATMILRIHNERWEGVPFIIKAGKALNSRKAEIRVQFKDVPGDIYRCKKQGRNEFVIRLQPSEAMYMKLTVKEPGLEMNTVQSELDLSYGQRYQQTVIPEAYERLILDTIRGDQQHFVRRDELKAAWEIFTPLLHRIDRGEMKPLPYKPGSRGPEEADKLAEKVGFVQTHGYIWIPPTL, from the exons ATGGGATCATCAAGTCAATGGTCTGTTGAACATAGAGCACCAATTAGGTCTGAATCTGTATTGAATACTGAGTATGTGCCCGAAACCGGTTGTCTTTCGATAATTGTACTTGGTGCTTCTGGTGACCTTGCTAAGAAAAAGACTTTTCCTGCTCTGTTTCATTTGTATCGTCAAGGTTTCATTCAGTCGCAAGATGTTCATATTTTTGGTTATGCTAGATCCAAAATTTCAGATGATGATTTGCGCACTCGCATTCGTGG GTATCTTACACCGTGCAAAGGGTGTGAGGACACACATGAGGAAGATGTAAACCAGTTTTTGCTATTG ATAAAGTACGTATCGGGTGCTTACGATACCGAGGAAGGATTTCGGTCATTGGATCGGGCAATATCCGAGTACGAATTGTCAAAAAACACAACCGAAGGATCATCCCGAAGGCTTTTTTACCTTGCTCTTCCTCCATCTGTATATCCGTCTGTCTGCAAAATGATAAAGAGTTactgcatgaataaat CTGATCTTGGTGGTTGGACTCGAATTGTTGTCGAGAAGCCTTTTGGTAGGGACTTGGAATCTGCTGAAGAACTCAGTTCTCAAATTGGTGAATTGTTTGAAGAACCGCAAATTTACCGTATCGATCATTATTTGGGAAAAGAGTTGGTGCAAAACTtg ATGGTACTTCGTTTTGCAAATCGTTTCTTCTTACCACTATGGAACCGTGACAACATCTCGAATATACAG ATTGTGTTCAGAGAGGATTTTGGAACTGATGGCCGTGGAGGATATTTCGATCAATATGG AATAATTAGAGACATCATTCAGAATCATCTTTTACAG GTGCTTTGCCTAGTTGCTATGGAAAAGCCCGTTTCTTTGAAGCCAGAGCATGTTCGAGATGAGAAAGTAAAG GTTCTCCAATCTGTTGTTCCGATTGAGGACAATGAAGTTGTGCTCGGACAGTATGACGGTTATACCGAAGATCCGACGGTTCCCGACAACTCAAACACTCCCACCTTTGCAACTATGATTCTCAGGATTCACAATGAAAGATGGGAAG GTGTTCCTTTCATTATCAAGGCAGGGAAGGCATTAAACTCTAGAAAGGCAGAAATTCGCGTGCAATTTAAGGATGTTCCTGGCGACATATATAGAT GTAAAAAGCAAGGCAGAAATGAGTTTGTAATTAGACTGCAACCTTCAGAGGCCATGTACATGAAGCTAACA GTCAAGGAACCTGGGCTTGAGATGAACACTGTTCAGAGTGAATTAGACTTGTCATATGGCCAGCGCTATCAACAAACCGTCATTCCCGAAGCCTATGAACGTCTAATTCTTGACAC AATAAGGGGAGACCAACAGCATTTTGTTCGCAGAGATGAGCTGAAG GCGGCTTGGGAGATTTTCACGCCTCTTTTGCACAGAATCGATAGAGGTGAAATGAAACCTCTTCCGTACAAACCTGGTAGCCGAGGCCCTGAGGAAGCAGACAAGTTGGCCGAGAAAGTTGGTTTCGTTCAAACGCACGGCTACATATGGATACCTCCTACTTTGTAG